From one Syngnathoides biaculeatus isolate LvHL_M chromosome 12, ASM1980259v1, whole genome shotgun sequence genomic stretch:
- the flrt3 gene encoding leucine-rich repeat transmembrane protein FLRT3, which produces MVHQCKAFILSLIRVGLLLGLANPLVTSASCPSACRCDGTFIYCNDRGLTSIPNGLPLDATVLFLQNNRIKSSGIPTELSRLSNVEKIYLYCNNLDEFPTNLPLGLKELHLQENNIRMITHASLAQIPYIEELHLDDNSVSAVSIEEGAFRDSTHLRLLFLSRNHLSTIPSGLPMSIEELRFEDNRISSISEQSLQDLINLKRLILDGNLLNNRGIGEMAFINLINLTELSLVRNSLTSPPANLPGTSLEKLQLQDNHINRVPNGAFAFLRQLYRLDLSGNNLSSLPQGVFEDLDNLTQLLLRNNPWQCTCKMKWVRDWLRSLPTKVNVRGFMCQGPDKVKGMALKDLTTDMFDCTDLEFISTFETSTVSNTWRPSQPQWHSFVTKRPGVKGPNMGKNYHGTTISSGRKIITITVKSSSADTVHISWRVSQPMTALRLRWLKLGHSPAFGSITETIVQGERTEYLLTALEPESSYRICMVPMETSNIYLSDETPVCIETETGSHKSYNPTTTLNREQEKEPYKNSSLPLAAIIGGAVALLAIIMLALVCWYVHRNGSLFSRNCTYNKGRRRKDDYAEAGTKKDNSILEIRETSFQMIPINQLPVSKEEFVIHTIFPPNGLSLYKNPHNENSINNRSYRDSGIPDSDYSHS; this is translated from the coding sequence ATGGTCCACCAATGCAAGGCCTTTATCCTCTCCCTCATCAGGGTTGGACTGCTGCTGGGCCTTGCTAACCCACTGGTGACCTCTGCCTCATGTCCCTCTGCCTGTCGCTGTGATGGAACCTTCATCTACTGTAATGACCGTGGCCTGACTTCCATCCCTAATGGTTTACCCCTGGATGCAACAGTGCTCTTCCTACAAAATAATCGAATAAAGAGCTCAGGAATTCCCACAGAGCTGAGCAGGCTCTCAAATGTGGAGAAGATCTACCTGTACTGCAACAATCTGGATGAGTTCCCCACTAACCTTCCTCTTGGGTTGAAAGAGCTCCATCTTCAGGAGAACAACATCCGGATGATCACGCATGCATCTTTAGCCCAGATTCCTTACATTGAGGAACTTCACCTGGACGATAACTCCGTCTCAGCTGTTAGCATTGAAGAGGGGGCCTTTAGGGACAGCACTCACCTTAGATTACTTTTCCTCTCCAGGAACCACCTAAGTACCATCCCCTCAGGCTTACCCATGAGCATTGAGGAGTTGCGTTTTGAAGACAATCGCATCTCATCAATCTCTGAACAGTCCCTGCAAGATCTCATCAACCTGAAGCGACTAATATTGGATGGAAACCTGCTCAACAACCGTGGGATTGGAGAGATGGCGTTCATCAATCTGATTAACCTGACTGAGCTCTCGCTAGTGAGGAATTCTCTGACATCACCACCAGCTAACCTGCCAGGCACAAGTTTGGAGAAGCTGCAGTTACAAGATAATCATATTAATAGGGTCCCAAACGGAGCTTTTGCCTTCCTTAGGCAACTGTATCGCTTGGACTTATCCGGCAACAACCTGAGCAGCCTCCCACAAGGGGTTTTTGAAGATCTGGACAATCTCACACAGCTTTTGCTCCGCAACAATCCCTGGCAATGCACTTGCAAGATGAAATGGGTACGTGACTGGCTGCGGTCGTTGCCGACAAAAGTAAATGTACGGGGATTCATGTGCCAGGGTCCTGATAAGGTAAAAGGCATGGCTCTAAAAGACTTAACTACAGACATGTTTGACTGTACGGATTTAGAATTTATATCTACATTTGAGACAAGCACGGTCTCCAACACTTGGCGTCCCTCACAGCCGCAATGGCACTCATTTGTGACTAAAAGACCGGGAGTAAAGGGACCAAATATGGGCAAAAATTACCATGGCACCACCATATCATCAGGCAGAAAGATCATCACAATCACAGTGAAGTCAAGTAGTGCTGATACAGTACACATATCATGGAGAGTATCACAACCTATGACTGCCCTACGGCTCAGATGGCTGAAGCTGGGACAcagccctgcatttggctccatCACAGAGACAATCGTACAAGGGGAGAGGACAGAGTACCTGCTGACTGCGCTGGAGCCAGAATCTTCCTACAGGATATGTATGGTTCCCATGGAGACCAGCAATATATACCTGTCAGATGAGACTCCTGTTTGCATAGAGACAGAGACTGGCTCTCACAAATCCTACAACCCAACAACAACTTTAAATAGAGAGCAGGAGAAAGAGCCTTACAAAAATTCCAGTCTGCCTTTGGCTGCTATCATTGGAGGGGCTGTTGCACTTTTGGCAATAATCATGTTGGCATTGGTGTGCTGGTATGTCCACAGGAATGGGTCACTTTTTTCCAGGAATTGCACCTACAACAAAGGTCGTCGGAGAAAGGATGACTACGCCGAAGCTGGCACTAAGAAGGACAACTCAATTCTAGAAATAAGAGAGACTTCTTTTCAAATGATACCTATAAATCAGCTTCCCGTGTCCAAGGAGGAATTTGTGATACACACAATTTTTCCACCTAATGGCCTGAGTTTATACAAGAACCCACATAATGAGAACAGTATTAACAACAGGAGCTATAGAGACAGTGGAATACCAGATTCAGACTATTCCCATTCATGA